In Rothia mucilaginosa, one genomic interval encodes:
- a CDS encoding AzlC family ABC transporter permease, producing the protein MSISKDQENNAVSPSLASSSQPSSPQGSGSAPHQASQEQVEQVIASALPLTGMIPVVEATASPDAQGSQQPHESGFAEAIRVAGVIMLGLFFVGIGLGVMVHSYGLPFWVAPLLPVLVFAGSVEFVLIDMVSNHASLFSIAVMTLLINSRHLMYGLSYPIERVRGGLAKFYTVYTLIDEAYALNTGPDRHKLRASRILWIHAGLHLSVLSSATLGYVLGASFLSELKGVDFVMTALFAVLAIDAYRSSKDRTTAAIAGVSAVVGLVLAPQSMLLISMVVYILLLVSRFVVAKRRGTLPEHMLVADEEPAGAAETSETSGAPGNPGASAH; encoded by the coding sequence ATGAGCATCTCTAAGGATCAGGAAAACAACGCTGTTTCGCCTTCTCTGGCTTCTTCCTCTCAGCCTTCTTCGCCTCAGGGTTCAGGTTCTGCACCTCACCAGGCAAGCCAGGAGCAGGTTGAGCAGGTTATTGCCTCTGCTCTTCCGCTGACCGGCATGATTCCGGTAGTGGAGGCGACCGCCTCCCCCGATGCACAGGGCTCTCAGCAACCGCACGAGAGCGGTTTTGCGGAGGCGATCCGCGTTGCCGGTGTCATCATGCTGGGTCTGTTCTTTGTCGGCATTGGTCTGGGCGTGATGGTGCACAGTTACGGTCTGCCGTTCTGGGTGGCTCCCCTGCTGCCGGTGCTGGTGTTTGCCGGTTCGGTGGAGTTCGTGCTGATTGACATGGTCTCGAATCATGCGTCGCTGTTTTCTATTGCGGTGATGACTCTGCTCATTAATTCGCGCCACCTCATGTACGGTCTGTCGTACCCGATTGAGCGTGTGCGTGGTGGTTTGGCGAAGTTCTACACCGTGTACACGCTCATCGATGAGGCGTACGCGCTGAACACCGGACCGGACCGTCATAAACTTCGTGCCTCCCGCATCCTGTGGATTCACGCGGGCCTGCATTTGAGCGTTTTGTCGAGCGCTACGCTCGGCTATGTGCTGGGTGCAAGTTTCTTGAGTGAGCTCAAGGGCGTGGATTTTGTGATGACGGCGCTCTTTGCGGTGCTCGCTATCGATGCGTATCGCAGTTCTAAGGACCGCACGACTGCCGCTATTGCGGGTGTGTCTGCGGTGGTTGGCTTGGTGTTGGCGCCGCAGTCGATGCTGCTGATTTCGATGGTGGTGTACATTCTGCTGTTGGTGTCGCGTTTTGTGGTGGCTAAGCGCCGCGGCACTCTGCCGGAGCATATGCTGGTCGCGGATGAGGAGCCCGCCGGAGCCGCCGAAACCTCCGAAACCTCAGGCGCTCCCGGCAATCCCGGCGCCTCTGCGCACTAA
- a CDS encoding AzlC family ABC transporter permease: MAQTPKLQGAKHQGAKHQGTRLKGTGVQNDFRLAVADSSVVMLGIAVLGLGLGIILNAHGLPLWTAPLLSALVFAGSVEFLMVGMVSAGTPLASIALTVFLVNARHLVYGLSYPLHNVKGFWAKALAIHTLCDEAFALNSGPDRNERSGARILWVNVLIYVSWVLSVVLGYVLGASFLSSLKGVDFVMVAIFTVLAMDGYRANPDRVTALFVAVSAAVALIFAPSSFLVVALGSYVVLLLARFPVAKRRGTLPHRAGHEVAAEAESAAESPATAATPDAPASTQR; the protein is encoded by the coding sequence ATGGCACAGACTCCCAAGCTTCAGGGCGCTAAACATCAGGGCGCTAAGCATCAGGGCACTCGGCTTAAGGGAACCGGCGTGCAGAATGATTTCCGCTTGGCTGTTGCGGATTCTTCCGTGGTGATGCTCGGTATCGCCGTGCTGGGTTTGGGTTTGGGCATTATTCTCAACGCGCACGGCCTGCCCCTCTGGACTGCGCCACTGCTCTCTGCCCTAGTTTTTGCCGGTTCGGTGGAGTTCCTCATGGTGGGTATGGTCAGCGCTGGCACGCCCCTGGCGTCGATTGCGTTGACGGTGTTCCTGGTGAATGCGCGCCATCTGGTGTACGGTCTTTCCTACCCGTTGCACAATGTGAAGGGTTTCTGGGCTAAGGCTCTGGCGATTCACACTCTTTGCGATGAGGCGTTTGCTCTCAACTCCGGTCCCGATCGTAATGAGCGTTCGGGGGCGCGCATTCTGTGGGTGAACGTGCTGATTTACGTGTCGTGGGTTCTGAGCGTAGTCCTCGGGTATGTGCTGGGCGCGAGCTTCCTCAGCAGCCTGAAGGGCGTGGACTTCGTGATGGTGGCCATCTTCACGGTTCTTGCGATGGACGGCTACCGCGCCAACCCGGATCGCGTGACGGCGCTCTTTGTGGCGGTTTCGGCGGCGGTTGCGCTGATTTTTGCGCCGTCCTCGTTCCTGGTGGTGGCGTTGGGTTCGTATGTGGTGCTGCTGCTGGCGCGTTTCCCGGTGGCGAAGCGCCGCGGTACGCTACCGCATCGTGCTGGGCATGAGGTAGCGGCTGAGGCTGAAAGCGCTGCAGAGAGCCCAGCCACCGCCGCTACTCCTGACGCGCCCGCTTCCACACAGCGATAA
- a CDS encoding branched-chain amino acid transporter permease has protein sequence MNSEVTTGYILAAILVAAGITFLLRLLPFGLKKALAGSELLDALSHWIPLGAVALLAIYAVAKIDYSSFATAAPYLAGLVVTVAVHLWRKNMVLSMVAGTVTCVVLANWVF, from the coding sequence ATGAATAGTGAAGTGACCACCGGTTATATTCTTGCCGCAATACTTGTGGCTGCAGGTATCACGTTCCTGCTTCGTTTGCTACCTTTCGGTTTGAAGAAGGCGCTGGCTGGCTCCGAACTTTTGGATGCGCTCAGCCACTGGATTCCGCTCGGCGCAGTCGCGCTGCTTGCCATCTATGCGGTGGCGAAGATTGATTATTCTTCGTTCGCTACGGCGGCACCGTACTTGGCGGGTCTGGTGGTGACCGTGGCGGTGCACCTGTGGCGTAAGAATATGGTGTTGAGTATGGTGGCGGGTACCGTCACCTGCGTTGTACTGGCTAACTGGGTTTTCTAG
- the tpx gene encoding thiol peroxidase, which produces MAEVTLHNELVIHTNGDLPAVGAKLPEFSVLAADLSEISSADFAGKNLVLNIFPSVDTSVCATSVRTFNKQAAGLENTVVLCVSNDLPFAIGRFCAAEGIENVVTSSAFRSSFGEDFGVKLIDGPLAGLLARSVVVVNPAGEVIYTELVPETTNEPNYEAALAAIK; this is translated from the coding sequence ATGGCTGAAGTAACTCTACATAACGAACTCGTAATCCACACCAACGGCGACCTGCCCGCAGTCGGCGCAAAGCTGCCCGAATTCTCGGTTCTCGCGGCTGATCTCTCCGAGATCTCCTCCGCAGATTTCGCAGGTAAGAACCTGGTGCTGAACATCTTCCCCTCCGTCGACACCAGTGTGTGCGCAACCAGCGTCCGCACCTTCAACAAGCAGGCTGCAGGCCTGGAGAACACCGTCGTGCTGTGCGTCTCCAACGACCTGCCCTTCGCAATCGGCCGCTTCTGCGCAGCCGAGGGCATTGAGAACGTCGTCACCTCCTCCGCTTTCCGCTCCTCCTTCGGTGAGGACTTCGGCGTGAAGCTGATTGACGGCCCCCTGGCTGGTCTGCTGGCACGCTCCGTGGTCGTCGTGAACCCCGCCGGTGAGGTCATTTACACCGAGCTGGTTCCCGAAACCACCAACGAGCCCAACTACGAAGCAGCCTTGGCAGCTATCAAGTAA